Sequence from the Streptomyces sp. NBC_00358 genome:
ACCAGGACAGGGACATCGTGGTCGTCGTCGGGAAGGCGAGCGGCAGCCAGACGTAGCGGGAGTCGTCGACCGTGCCACCGAAGGAGTCGCCCCAGCGGTCACCCATGTAGAGGTACGAGGTGCCCGAAGTCCCCTGCACGGGAAGGACGTAGGCGGTCTGCGAGCCGTACGCCGTGGAGTCGCCGACATTCGTCATCGCGGTCCAGGGGCCGGCGAGCGAGGTGGCGGTGGCGTACTGCTGCTGGTTGGGACTCCAGCCGGTGGCGGCGGAGGTCAGCATGAAATAGACGCCGTTCCGCTTGAAGAGCGCGGGCGCCTCGCGGTGTCCGCCGTGCCAGGGGTCGGCGACCAGGGCCGCGATGCCGGTGTAGTCGGCGGTGAGCCGGTAGATCTGGAGGTCGTAGTTCTCACGGGCGGCGGAGACCATGTAGCCGGTGCCGTCGGTGTCGACGAAGGTCGTGATGTCACGGGACATGTACTGGCCGAGCGGCTGGAAGCTGCCCTGGTAGGTGTAGGCACCGTCCACCGTGTCCGACACGGCGACGGCGGCACGGGCCTCGCTGTAGTCGACGCCGTTCTCCTTGTGCATCCACATGACGAACTTGCCCGTGGACGCGTTGTACATGACCTTGGGCCGCTCGATGTAGGCGGTGCCCAGCTCGGCGGCGCTCGACCGGGTCAGGACGTGATTGCGGAACTCCCAGTTCTTCAGGTCGGTGGAGCGGTAGGCGTCGACGTATCTGAAGGTGTTGTCGGCGTTGCGGTTCTCGCCGAACCAGTAGTAGTAACTGCCCACTTTGACGACCCCGCCGCCGTGCGCGTGCACCGCGGCGCCCGAAGTGTCGCTGAACTGGGTGCCGTTGGTGATGGTCTGGGCCGCCGCCTGGGCGGGTGCGGCGGCGAGGAGTCCCCCGGCGACCGCCAGACAGAGGGCGAGGAGAAGGGCGTACACGCGCCTCACGTCGCTCGGTGTGC
This genomic interval carries:
- a CDS encoding RICIN domain-containing protein, with protein sequence MRRVYALLLALCLAVAGGLLAAAPAQAAAQTITNGTQFSDTSGAAVHAHGGGVVKVGSYYYWFGENRNADNTFRYVDAYRSTDLKNWEFRNHVLTRSSAAELGTAYIERPKVMYNASTGKFVMWMHKENGVDYSEARAAVAVSDTVDGAYTYQGSFQPLGQYMSRDITTFVDTDGTGYMVSAARENYDLQIYRLTADYTGIAALVADPWHGGHREAPALFKRNGVYFMLTSAATGWSPNQQQYATATSLAGPWTAMTNVGDSTAYGSQTAYVLPVQGTSGTSYLYMGDRWGDSFGGTVDDSRYVWLPLAFPTTTTMSLSWFPEIAVDTAAGTLGGTSATYETLTARHSAKCADVPNQSLWQGVALAQYTCNGGTNQKFWFKSLGSGYYELMGRGSSLCLTENATGVTQENCAGATTQQWSVTASGSYVLLKARTSGECLDVSGASTANSAALITYACNGAANQQWTRGT